The following proteins are co-located in the Desulfoscipio sp. XC116 genome:
- a CDS encoding sigma-54 dependent transcriptional regulator produces MHFSEMSREQLISELVRKDQVIERLQNDLKKLEIAIDQTMIDCNQNEEALTRSTREKSLVEGFAEHQQLKKDDQVLTGRFDSEVRAATEETENELIRVKKAYAEKVGIGGIGIFSQKMKYIFEQAGKFHGDRSIPVLIQGETGTGKEIVARYIHYDNSLVSLPFIDINCAAIPPHIFESELFGYEAGAFTGGLQKGQKGKFDLANGGTIFLDEITELPINLQAKLLRVLQEKEYYRVGGMRKIKIDIRIICATNADVEKSVDQGRFRQDLYYRINIGRIVLPPLRERPNEILPLTKMFLKRFSAKRGKRMIKISENAAKALQSYHWPGNVRELMNAVEYIVFMYDDGELTIEHLNSIPQFQIARKQGGGSSTSFEGSGRSAPLFPPVTLETCPLPPDRLDLARLNDNLISRALEMHNGNKTNTAEYLGISRRMLHYRLERLGKKNTK; encoded by the coding sequence TTGCATTTTAGTGAGATGTCCAGGGAACAACTGATCAGCGAATTGGTTAGAAAAGATCAAGTAATTGAGAGGCTGCAAAATGACTTAAAAAAACTGGAGATAGCTATTGACCAAACCATGATAGACTGTAACCAAAATGAAGAGGCGTTGACAAGATCCACCCGGGAAAAATCACTGGTAGAGGGTTTTGCCGAACATCAACAGCTGAAAAAAGATGACCAGGTTTTAACTGGAAGGTTTGATAGTGAAGTAAGGGCCGCCACGGAAGAAACGGAGAATGAATTAATCCGTGTGAAAAAGGCCTATGCCGAAAAAGTAGGTATTGGCGGCATAGGTATTTTCTCACAAAAAATGAAGTACATTTTTGAGCAGGCCGGGAAATTTCACGGTGACCGGTCTATACCTGTATTAATCCAGGGGGAAACGGGGACGGGGAAAGAAATTGTGGCTAGGTACATACATTATGACAATTCCTTGGTCAGCTTACCATTTATAGATATTAATTGTGCGGCGATCCCTCCCCATATATTTGAAAGTGAACTGTTTGGTTATGAAGCCGGCGCGTTCACCGGAGGGCTGCAGAAAGGGCAAAAGGGAAAGTTTGATCTGGCTAATGGAGGTACTATATTTCTTGATGAAATCACCGAACTGCCCATAAATCTCCAAGCTAAATTATTGCGTGTGCTTCAGGAAAAAGAGTATTACCGGGTAGGCGGGATGAGAAAAATAAAGATAGATATACGTATTATATGTGCCACAAACGCGGATGTTGAAAAGAGTGTTGACCAGGGGCGATTTAGGCAAGACCTTTACTATCGCATAAATATTGGCCGCATTGTATTGCCTCCTTTACGAGAGAGGCCAAATGAGATCTTGCCGCTGACTAAGATGTTCTTAAAAAGGTTCTCGGCAAAAAGAGGAAAAAGAATGATTAAAATCAGCGAAAATGCAGCTAAGGCCCTGCAATCTTATCACTGGCCCGGTAACGTCAGGGAACTGATGAATGCTGTTGAATATATAGTCTTTATGTACGATGATGGTGAATTAACAATAGAGCATCTAAACAGTATTCCTCAGTTTCAAATCGCAAGGAAGCAAGGAGGCGGATCTTCTACTTCTTTCGAAGGAAGCGGAAGGTCCGCTCCTTTATTTCCACCTGTTACTTTGGAAACATGTCCACTTCCGCCGGATAGGCTGGATTTAGCTCGATTAAACGATAATCTCATAAGCCGGGCGTTGGAAATGCACAATGGAAATAAAACTAATACAGCCGAATATCTTGGTATTTCGAGGCGGATGTTGCATTATCGATTAGAGCGTTTGGGAAAAAAGAATACTAAATAG
- a CDS encoding methyl-accepting chemotaxis protein → MKLGNLKIAVRLGMGFGLVIALMISLLIVSVSQLKQINDKMEHIVNDNNVQVKLANEMLDSVHVVSRVIRSIALLDDVSAKQSEKQRIDEAWTQYDAAEKKIAQIINDEGKVILEKTKGYKEESRVIDDSIIEMAMLENSDNKVIINELLNTSAPRVTQWRDSLRELIEYAEGRNQMRYEEALQAYTWARIRMFALSGFAIFLGIIIALAFARSVTSPVANLVQAANSAAAGDLTVDIKVKTKDEIGVLAAAFSKMISQTRQIVMEITDKANTVASSSQQLNSSAQETAASANETSATMTEISTTVEQVGANIQEVSALSEAAAEHAGEGSKGIERVIEQMRSIADMAGAVSISIDGLNQKSQEINQIVELITNIADQTNLLALNAAIEAARAGEQGRGFAVVAEEVRKLAEQSSNAAKEIYTLINAIQFESQKAVESMASGGKEVEAGTRVVGEAGANFKEIIGSVQELTSQIQGVASAAEQMSAGVQNVAATTEEQTAAMEEVSASAESLTQLSEELNALVGRFKV, encoded by the coding sequence ATGAAATTGGGAAACTTGAAAATAGCCGTTCGTTTGGGAATGGGCTTTGGATTGGTTATAGCCCTAATGATTAGCTTGTTGATAGTTAGCGTTAGCCAGTTAAAACAAATCAATGATAAAATGGAACATATAGTAAACGACAATAACGTCCAGGTTAAATTAGCTAATGAAATGTTGGATTCCGTGCATGTGGTCAGTCGTGTCATCCGCAGTATAGCATTGCTTGATGATGTATCAGCCAAGCAAAGTGAAAAGCAAAGAATTGATGAAGCGTGGACTCAATATGATGCGGCTGAGAAAAAAATAGCTCAGATTATTAACGACGAAGGGAAAGTTATCCTGGAAAAAACCAAAGGATATAAGGAAGAATCAAGAGTTATAGACGACAGTATTATAGAAATGGCTATGCTTGAAAATAGCGATAATAAAGTAATAATTAATGAGTTGTTAAATACATCGGCACCCCGTGTAACACAATGGCGGGATTCTTTACGTGAATTAATCGAATATGCCGAAGGGCGAAATCAAATGCGTTATGAGGAAGCATTACAGGCTTACACCTGGGCGCGAATACGTATGTTTGCCTTAAGTGGGTTCGCTATATTTTTAGGTATAATTATCGCTCTGGCGTTTGCGCGCAGCGTTACCAGCCCGGTGGCTAACTTGGTGCAAGCGGCCAATTCCGCCGCAGCCGGCGATTTAACAGTTGATATTAAAGTAAAGACGAAGGACGAAATAGGCGTACTGGCCGCTGCTTTTAGTAAGATGATTAGCCAGACGCGACAAATAGTAATGGAGATAACGGATAAAGCCAATACCGTGGCCAGTTCATCTCAGCAATTAAATTCCAGTGCCCAGGAAACAGCAGCCAGTGCTAATGAAACGTCCGCCACCATGACGGAAATTTCCACTACGGTTGAACAAGTTGGCGCTAACATTCAGGAAGTCTCTGCTTTATCCGAAGCTGCAGCCGAACATGCCGGTGAGGGAAGCAAGGGTATTGAGAGGGTTATTGAACAAATGCGGAGCATAGCCGATATGGCCGGTGCGGTTTCAATTTCTATAGACGGTTTAAACCAAAAGTCTCAGGAGATTAACCAAATAGTCGAGTTAATTACCAACATTGCCGACCAAACTAATTTGCTGGCCTTAAACGCTGCTATCGAGGCGGCCCGGGCCGGTGAGCAGGGCCGGGGATTTGCCGTGGTAGCGGAAGAAGTGAGAAAATTAGCCGAACAATCGTCAAACGCGGCTAAAGAAATTTACACTCTAATTAACGCAATTCAATTTGAATCGCAAAAAGCCGTGGAGAGCATGGCAAGCGGTGGTAAAGAAGTTGAAGCCGGCACCCGGGTAGTCGGGGAAGCCGGGGCAAACTTTAAGGAAATAATCGGCTCGGTACAAGAGCTAACGTCACAAATTCAGGGAGTAGCATCAGCTGCCGAACAGATGTCCGCGGGGGTGCAGAATGTTGCCGCAACCACGGAAGAACAAACTGCAGCTATGGAAGAGGTCTCCGCTTCGGCTGAATCCTTAACTCAGCTTTCGGAAGAATTAAATGCTTTAGTCGGTAGGTTTAAAGTTTAG
- a CDS encoding sigma-70 family RNA polymerase sigma factor: MCLPDEVLVQKTKKGDLDAFDELVRRYEAKIYGLAYRFMGNHADASDLTQDTFIRLYKVLAGFRGDAAFSTWLYRIAANICRDELRKRQRRRSVSMDEMIEASPANMPTADDSYSPEETVQRREVQRQVQICLSKLSEDHRLILIMREIQGLSYEEIADVLQCSLGTVKSRISRARNALKEKMRRRGELLPGSDRHNAKGGKNNAMS; the protein is encoded by the coding sequence GTGTGTCTTCCCGATGAAGTGCTGGTGCAAAAGACTAAAAAAGGCGATCTGGATGCCTTTGATGAACTGGTGCGTCGCTACGAAGCTAAAATATATGGTTTGGCATACCGCTTTATGGGTAACCACGCCGACGCCAGTGACCTGACCCAGGATACTTTTATACGCTTATACAAGGTGCTGGCCGGGTTCCGGGGTGATGCTGCTTTTTCCACCTGGCTTTATCGAATTGCAGCCAATATTTGTCGGGATGAGCTTCGGAAGCGACAGCGGCGACGAAGTGTTTCCATGGATGAAATGATTGAAGCCTCGCCAGCCAATATGCCGACTGCCGATGATAGCTATTCACCTGAGGAAACCGTACAGCGCCGTGAGGTGCAGCGGCAAGTGCAGATTTGCTTAAGCAAGCTTTCTGAAGATCACCGGTTGATTCTAATAATGCGGGAAATACAGGGATTGAGTTACGAGGAAATTGCCGATGTGCTGCAATGCTCGCTGGGCACGGTAAAATCACGCATCAGCCGGGCCAGGAACGCGCTCAAAGAAAAGATGCGCAGGCGGGGGGAACTTTTACCGGGTAGTGATCGTCATAACGCCAAAGGGGGGAAGAACAATGCCATGTCGTGA
- a CDS encoding zf-HC2 domain-containing protein, whose amino-acid sequence MPCRDICAMLSAYIDDMLESPQVAQVEDHLAICEACRLECDNLRATVELVRGLPEVVPPPEFHDNLRQKLQAMPVPTIGEDQTGRPNRLARGKCFKTLAVAAVLFLSVGVTAFWYDKNEGGLFDTAPGRSTGQLMADREEQYGGGAVNGKRAVESGSESAQKQTFKGTDAVKEVAPSNNAADNTAGSTVRNAAGSVDRGGGPAASGVPVSERPRAAWGASEEQSTPAVGGGGSDTADEGERADRDFAVQENQPENNEHKFFITAAPENIPRDAAPRLDNRSLQAADNVAREFTATVMLTERKDTVEYWDKAAGRYDGFIDTDAEQTGQCLVLRIPTGNLDGFIEDLNNMGQVDIKSETKDLTVDVHQTEEQLNVLREREKALVEQQETGQTENGADGAAELDALRDQIARQQQILLDLQEDINFATINLYIK is encoded by the coding sequence ATGCCATGTCGTGATATCTGTGCAATGTTATCCGCTTACATTGATGATATGCTGGAATCTCCCCAGGTGGCGCAGGTGGAAGATCATCTTGCTATTTGCGAGGCGTGCAGGTTGGAATGCGATAATTTGCGAGCAACCGTGGAGCTGGTCAGGGGGTTGCCGGAAGTGGTACCGCCTCCGGAGTTTCACGATAATTTACGTCAGAAGCTACAGGCCATGCCTGTGCCGACCATTGGCGAAGACCAAACCGGCCGGCCCAATCGGCTGGCCCGCGGCAAATGCTTCAAGACACTGGCTGTTGCGGCGGTACTATTTCTCAGCGTTGGTGTTACCGCTTTTTGGTATGATAAAAACGAGGGCGGGTTATTTGACACCGCACCCGGTCGGAGTACCGGTCAATTGATGGCCGACCGGGAGGAACAATACGGGGGCGGTGCGGTAAATGGCAAGCGTGCTGTGGAGTCTGGTTCAGAATCCGCTCAAAAACAAACTTTTAAAGGAACGGATGCTGTAAAGGAAGTGGCTCCGTCGAATAATGCAGCTGATAACACAGCCGGTAGCACAGTCCGTAATGCAGCCGGTAGTGTAGACCGGGGGGGTGGTCCAGCCGCATCCGGCGTGCCTGTGTCTGAAAGGCCGAGAGCCGCCTGGGGAGCTTCGGAGGAACAATCCACGCCGGCAGTGGGCGGTGGCGGTTCGGATACCGCTGACGAAGGGGAGCGGGCGGACCGTGATTTTGCTGTGCAGGAAAACCAACCGGAAAATAATGAGCATAAGTTTTTTATCACCGCAGCGCCTGAGAATATTCCGCGGGATGCCGCTCCCCGGTTGGATAACAGAAGTTTACAGGCGGCGGATAATGTGGCCAGGGAGTTTACCGCTACAGTGATGTTAACCGAACGGAAAGATACGGTGGAATACTGGGATAAAGCCGCAGGCAGATATGATGGATTTATAGACACTGATGCGGAACAAACCGGGCAGTGCTTGGTATTGCGTATTCCCACAGGTAATTTGGACGGGTTTATCGAAGATTTGAATAATATGGGTCAGGTGGATATTAAATCAGAGACCAAGGATCTAACCGTTGATGTGCACCAAACCGAAGAGCAGTTAAACGTTCTTAGGGAACGGGAAAAAGCGCTGGTAGAGCAACAGGAGACCGGTCAAACCGAAAACGGCGCGGACGGCGCGGCCGAGTTGGATGCGTTGCGTGATCAAATTGCCCGGCAGCAGCAGATACTTTTGGATTTGCAGGAGGATATAAATTTCGCCACGATTAATCTTTATATAAAATAG
- a CDS encoding NifU family protein, producing MREQVQAALDKVRPMLQRDGGDVELVEVTPDGVVKVKLKGACGGUAMSTYTLKLGIERSLKQAVPEVKEVVQA from the coding sequence GTGCGCGAACAAGTGCAAGCTGCTCTGGATAAAGTACGCCCCATGCTGCAGCGTGATGGCGGTGATGTTGAGCTTGTGGAAGTTACACCCGACGGTGTGGTAAAAGTAAAACTTAAAGGTGCCTGCGGCGGGTGAGCGATGTCTACATATACCCTTAAATTGGGGATTGAGCGGTCGCTCAAGCAAGCTGTGCCCGAAGTAAAGGAAGTTGTACAGGCCTAA
- a CDS encoding carbon-nitrogen hydrolase family protein, with protein MSKCKLAVCQVKVTADKEFNISHARDMVRRAAGRGARVVALPEMFNCPYETHLFPQYAESYSDGETVQMLSRVAAESGIVLVGGSIPEREGNIIYNTCFIFGPRGDLLGRHRKVHLFDVDLPNLKVRESGTLGAGGELTVIDAGFCKIGVMICFDVRFPELARLLALEGIDVLIIPAAFNTVTGPAHWDLTMRARAVDNQVYVAAVSPARDEQAGYVAYGHSIMVDPWGDVAVRAGTGEEIITAEIDLNRIKEVRGRLPLLTGRRTDLYELNKKMPR; from the coding sequence ATGAGTAAATGCAAGTTAGCCGTATGCCAGGTCAAAGTTACCGCCGATAAAGAGTTTAATATAAGTCACGCCCGGGATATGGTGCGCCGGGCGGCCGGGCGGGGGGCACGGGTAGTGGCGCTGCCGGAAATGTTTAACTGTCCTTACGAGACACATCTATTCCCCCAATATGCCGAGTCATACTCTGATGGGGAGACGGTACAAATGCTATCCCGGGTGGCCGCTGAATCGGGCATTGTGCTGGTGGGTGGTTCGATACCCGAAAGAGAAGGGAATATTATTTACAATACCTGCTTTATCTTTGGCCCGCGAGGCGACTTATTGGGGCGGCATCGCAAGGTGCACCTGTTTGACGTGGATTTGCCCAATTTAAAGGTGCGGGAGTCCGGCACGCTGGGAGCCGGAGGTGAGCTTACCGTTATAGACGCCGGGTTTTGTAAAATTGGCGTGATGATCTGCTTTGATGTGCGATTTCCGGAATTAGCCCGTCTGCTGGCTCTGGAGGGAATAGATGTGCTGATCATACCGGCCGCCTTTAATACAGTTACCGGCCCGGCTCACTGGGATTTGACCATGCGGGCGCGGGCGGTGGATAATCAGGTTTACGTGGCGGCTGTTTCCCCGGCTCGTGATGAGCAGGCGGGTTATGTGGCCTACGGCCATTCTATAATGGTGGACCCCTGGGGCGACGTGGCGGTCCGGGCCGGTACCGGCGAGGAAATTATCACGGCGGAAATTGATCTAAATAGAATTAAGGAAGTGCGCGGGCGTCTGCCGTTATTAACCGGGCGACGTACTGATTTATATGAGCTAAATAAGAAAATGCCGCGATAA
- the ychF gene encoding redox-regulated ATPase YchF — protein sequence MLTCGIVGLPMVGKTTLFNLVTNSGLETSNYLTGKTEINVAMAEVPDARIDFLINLYKPKKNAYAQIQFSDVPGLVRGASEGKGVGNRFLDGIRNADLLVHVVRAFKDKGVPHVDGDIDPMRDIETVNLELLLADMDLVEKRIRRINEGKKIKKEQLAELEVLRKCLSALENEVTMHKAELSEAERELLVNYSFLTDKPMILVVNINEEQLRGGGYPGQEKVRACAAEKDIILLEVSGLIEMEISELPEDDRREFMEDLGLRQSGIDRLARAAYDTLGLMSFFTVGEDEVKAWTIPVGLNAKSAAGKIHSDLERGFIRAEVVAFDDLHGLGSMNKVKEKGLARLEGKDYMVKDGDILNIRFNV from the coding sequence ATGTTAACTTGTGGTATTGTCGGCTTGCCGATGGTGGGTAAAACCACATTATTTAATCTGGTGACCAACTCGGGACTTGAAACATCCAATTATTTGACGGGTAAAACAGAAATTAACGTAGCGATGGCCGAAGTGCCTGATGCGAGGATTGATTTTCTTATTAACCTGTACAAGCCCAAAAAGAACGCTTATGCCCAGATCCAGTTCAGCGATGTGCCGGGACTGGTGCGCGGGGCCAGTGAGGGCAAAGGGGTGGGCAATCGCTTTTTAGATGGTATTCGTAATGCTGATTTATTGGTGCATGTGGTGCGTGCCTTTAAAGACAAAGGTGTACCTCATGTGGATGGGGATATCGACCCTATGCGGGATATAGAGACCGTTAACCTGGAATTGCTGCTGGCGGATATGGACCTGGTGGAAAAAAGAATCCGGCGTATTAATGAAGGGAAAAAGATAAAAAAGGAGCAGCTTGCGGAGCTGGAGGTGCTGCGCAAGTGTCTGTCGGCGTTGGAAAATGAAGTGACTATGCATAAGGCGGAGCTTTCCGAAGCTGAGCGTGAACTGCTGGTAAATTATAGCTTTTTAACAGATAAACCTATGATATTGGTGGTTAATATCAATGAAGAACAGCTGCGAGGCGGCGGTTACCCGGGGCAGGAAAAGGTGCGTGCTTGCGCCGCGGAAAAAGATATTATTCTGCTGGAGGTCAGCGGTTTGATTGAAATGGAAATCAGCGAGCTGCCCGAGGATGACCGGCGTGAATTCATGGAAGATTTGGGCCTGCGGCAATCAGGTATTGATCGGCTGGCCCGGGCCGCCTACGATACCCTGGGGTTGATGTCCTTTTTCACTGTGGGCGAGGATGAAGTGAAGGCTTGGACCATCCCGGTTGGTCTGAATGCTAAAAGTGCTGCCGGTAAAATCCACTCCGACCTGGAGCGCGGCTTCATCCGGGCCGAGGTGGTAGCCTTTGATGATCTGCATGGCTTGGGGAGCATGAACAAGGTCAAGGAAAAAGGCCTGGCCCGGTTGGAAGGTAAAGATTATATGGTCAAAGACGGAGATATATTGAATATTCGGTTTAATGTATAA
- a CDS encoding response regulator transcription factor, whose translation MQPINVLIVDDHALIREGIRKILSLEQRINVLAEAANGRQAVKLCLSKHPDIILLDINLPDITGIEVCKIIKQELPDIGIIALTIHDQEEYIMEMIRNGIAAYLLKDISPDQLINTILQVAEGKSFISPSLTAKIFSQINKLSTTRHPEQKPHGLTDRELEVLRLLANGDSNKIIALKLYISEKTVKNHLTNIFQKLNVTDRTQAALLAIREKIVKI comes from the coding sequence TTGCAACCAATTAACGTGCTAATCGTGGACGATCACGCCCTCATTAGAGAAGGAATCAGGAAAATATTATCTTTGGAGCAGCGCATCAATGTACTGGCGGAAGCAGCCAACGGACGCCAGGCCGTTAAACTATGTCTCAGCAAACATCCCGATATCATCCTGCTGGATATCAACCTGCCCGATATCACAGGTATTGAAGTGTGCAAAATAATCAAACAAGAGCTGCCCGATATCGGCATCATAGCCCTGACCATTCACGACCAGGAAGAATATATAATGGAGATGATTCGCAACGGTATCGCCGCATATTTGCTTAAGGATATCAGCCCGGACCAATTGATCAACACTATACTGCAAGTGGCTGAAGGAAAATCATTTATTTCACCATCATTAACAGCCAAGATATTTAGCCAGATAAATAAATTATCAACCACCAGACATCCTGAGCAAAAGCCACACGGTTTGACAGACAGGGAGCTGGAAGTTTTGCGCCTACTGGCCAACGGTGACTCTAATAAAATAATCGCACTCAAACTATATATCAGTGAAAAAACCGTTAAGAACCACCTGACTAATATATTCCAGAAATTGAACGTTACCGACCGTACCCAGGCGGCATTACTGGCGATAAGAGAAAAGATAGTGAAAATTTAA
- a CDS encoding sensor histidine kinase has translation MNLLDASNLDVILNKITLHIKESQEQIYDIAEHTQAEYNSITDELDEIKNSITKLIERVEKMREREKRARIHLMDVSRYFDRYNEEDIKQAYDRAQKIQVELAMLQGQEQLLRDKRNNLERSLRRLQAMLHKAENMISHLGVVFDYLNKNMSTISSSIEGLKQVQQLGISIIKAQEEERKRVAREIHDGPAQLMANIVMRAEYILKLLEVNPAYVKDELVNLQELVRQSLQDVRKVIFDLRPMVLDDLGLIPAINRYVEDYRKQYGINAEFIFFGKQLRLPPATEIAMFRVVQEALSNVHKHARAKQVLIKIEQLAGQITILIKDNGSGFNIKTVEENKDRECYGLINMRERVQILKGEFKITSVPGKGTLINLSIPV, from the coding sequence GTGAATTTGCTTGACGCATCAAACCTCGACGTTATATTAAACAAAATAACGCTGCACATCAAAGAATCGCAGGAACAAATATATGATATAGCAGAGCATACCCAAGCCGAATATAACAGTATTACTGACGAATTGGACGAAATAAAAAATTCAATCACCAAGTTAATCGAACGCGTTGAAAAAATGCGTGAACGGGAAAAAAGGGCCCGTATTCATTTAATGGATGTCAGCAGGTATTTTGACCGGTATAATGAAGAAGATATCAAGCAGGCTTACGACAGAGCACAAAAGATACAGGTGGAATTGGCCATGCTGCAGGGCCAGGAACAACTGCTGCGGGACAAGCGAAATAATTTGGAGCGAAGCCTCAGGCGATTACAAGCCATGCTGCATAAAGCGGAAAATATGATTTCACATCTTGGCGTGGTGTTCGATTACCTTAATAAGAATATGTCCACCATATCTTCCAGTATCGAAGGATTAAAGCAAGTACAACAATTGGGTATAAGTATCATCAAAGCCCAGGAGGAAGAGCGCAAGCGTGTGGCCCGGGAAATTCACGACGGTCCGGCGCAGCTGATGGCCAATATAGTCATGCGTGCCGAATATATATTAAAATTATTGGAAGTTAATCCCGCATACGTTAAAGATGAACTGGTTAACCTGCAGGAGTTAGTCAGGCAGAGCCTGCAGGATGTGCGCAAAGTAATATTTGACCTGAGACCGATGGTACTGGATGACCTGGGACTGATACCGGCCATCAACCGCTACGTGGAAGATTATAGAAAACAATATGGTATCAACGCCGAATTTATCTTCTTTGGAAAGCAGCTTCGATTGCCGCCGGCCACAGAGATTGCCATGTTCCGCGTAGTGCAGGAAGCACTGAGTAATGTACACAAACACGCCCGGGCTAAACAGGTACTGATTAAAATAGAACAGCTCGCCGGCCAGATAACCATCCTGATTAAAGACAACGGCAGCGGTTTTAATATAAAAACAGTAGAAGAGAATAAAGACCGTGAATGTTACGGACTTATAAATATGCGAGAGCGCGTACAAATATTAAAGGGAGAATTTAAAATAACCAGCGTCCCGGGTAAAGGTACTTTAATCAACCTGAGCATACCTGTTTAA
- a CDS encoding L,D-transpeptidase family protein codes for MIKKLSVLLTALCFCFIHTGLAIAGIRIVINKSTNQLHYFKDEVLQKTFPVATGKNSSLTPEGSFSIVIKLVDPYYARKGIPGGSPQNPLGCRWLGLSVGGGGTYGIHGTNNPSSIGTYASGGCIRMYNQDVSWLYDHTPVGTPVKIIRSSSTLFPAQPEPRPKPMPVTVVLGTKTINIKEPVGTGTDGSPLLPLRTIFEALDYTIGWNDADRTIFITNGIDNIAVSCASKLVSTSQNVFTCSELKLVRGIAHAPLSFWEKALPLMRVSWKAEQRKVTFTPQIVLEQPIRIPETASPAIPEAAEEVSAADTAAMPGTPHKDRF; via the coding sequence ATGATTAAAAAACTTTCTGTGCTATTAACGGCTCTTTGTTTTTGTTTTATACATACCGGGTTGGCTATAGCCGGCATACGAATTGTCATTAACAAGTCAACCAACCAGCTGCATTATTTTAAGGACGAAGTATTGCAAAAAACCTTTCCCGTAGCCACGGGAAAGAATTCTTCACTTACTCCGGAGGGCAGCTTTTCAATAGTAATTAAACTGGTTGACCCATACTATGCACGCAAAGGCATCCCGGGCGGCAGTCCGCAAAACCCACTGGGCTGTCGCTGGCTGGGCCTTAGCGTAGGAGGTGGCGGCACATACGGCATCCACGGCACCAACAACCCATCATCCATCGGCACCTATGCTTCGGGTGGCTGTATCCGCATGTATAACCAGGATGTCAGCTGGCTGTATGATCACACACCAGTGGGCACACCGGTAAAGATTATCAGAAGCAGCTCAACTTTGTTTCCGGCGCAACCTGAACCACGGCCCAAACCTATGCCGGTTACCGTAGTGCTGGGCACAAAGACCATCAACATCAAAGAGCCGGTCGGCACCGGCACGGACGGTTCACCATTGCTGCCGCTGCGTACGATTTTTGAAGCACTGGACTATACCATCGGATGGAATGACGCCGACCGCACCATCTTCATAACCAACGGAATTGATAATATAGCCGTTTCATGCGCCAGTAAACTGGTATCAACAAGTCAAAATGTATTTACCTGCTCTGAACTTAAGCTAGTGCGGGGGATCGCACACGCTCCCCTGTCCTTCTGGGAAAAAGCGCTGCCTTTAATGCGGGTTAGCTGGAAGGCCGAACAACGCAAGGTAACGTTTACCCCCCAAATCGTTCTGGAACAACCGATCCGGATACCTGAAACAGCATCTCCAGCCATTCCGGAAGCAGCGGAGGAGGTCTCTGCTGCCGACACGGCAGCAATGCCCGGTACACCGCATAAAGACCGCTTTTGA
- a CDS encoding spore coat protein: MLFGDREMMTDLLMGTKYISGNYHRAVLESANDRIRNTLIQLNNEEINLQKQIFNLMHDRNWYEVRPANASAWQNSPGMGAAAMQHQMQY, from the coding sequence ATGCTATTCGGTGACAGGGAAATGATGACTGATTTGCTTATGGGTACCAAGTATATATCCGGCAACTATCACAGAGCGGTGCTGGAATCGGCTAATGACCGGATTCGTAATACTCTTATTCAGCTTAATAACGAGGAGATTAATCTGCAAAAACAAATCTTTAATCTAATGCATGATCGTAACTGGTATGAAGTGCGTCCGGCCAACGCTTCCGCCTGGCAAAACAGTCCGGGCATGGGCGCTGCCGCAATGCAGCACCAAATGCAGTATTAA